DNA from Arvicola amphibius chromosome 13, mArvAmp1.2, whole genome shotgun sequence:
GGCGCAGCCGCTGGCCGGCTCCCCTCCCCGACGGCACCGCGAAGTCCCCACGCGGGGCCGGCGGCAACCAGGGCATCGGATCCAGAGGCGGCCGGTCCAGAAGCCAGGACGTCGCCACCATGGGCCAGCGTGCCACCAAGTGCAAGAAGAAGCCCCAACCCACCCCAGGCAGCGGGCACGGAGACCGccaccacagcagcagcaggtccCACAGCCGGCGGAGAGCCGGCCACCGCGCAGAACAGGCGCTACTCTACTTCACACCGTCGGGGGAGATCGTCGTCCATGACGCCAGGAGAGCGGACAGGGCCGCCGCGGAGGCCCGCCGGCTGCCGACATCCTCCAGAGATGCTTGGGGGAAGCCCAAGGCCGACGCTGAGCAGGCTCCCTTGCCGAGGTCGGAGGCACTGTTCAGGCGCCACCGGGACAGGTGGGAGGATGCCATCCTGGTGGGAGGCATGGAGCGCTTCCGCCGTGACCTCGGTGTGGATCCCACGGATCTTCGAGTGCTGCTCCTGGCCTGGAAGTTCCGGGCGGCCCACATGTTCCAGCTCACCAGGAAGGAGTTTTTGGACGGCTGTAAAGCGATCCGTGCAGACAGCATCGATGGGATCCGTGCACAGTTCCCCAGCCTCCCAGCAGAAGCCAAGCAAGAAGATAGATTCAAGGATCTCTACCGGTTCACATTTCAGTTTGGCCTGGACCCTCAACACGAGCAGCGGGCCCTGCGTCGTGAGACGGCCATCGCCCTGTGGAAACTCGTGTTCACCCAGAACCCTCCTCCCATACTGGAGCCGCGGCCCAACCTCCCCGCGGAGAACCCCTCGGGCATCCGGGGCATCCCCCGGGACCCCCGGAACATGTCTCTCTGCATCGTCGAGGAGACCGACCCTGACCTCAGCAACCAAGACGCGGACGACGCTCGGCCCTGCATCCTCGACAGCCCTGTGGAGTGGGAGACGGAgcggaggaggagagaggcaggggggaGAGGCGCGCTCGGCGCGGGGCCCGAGGGCCCGGGTCCAGAGGAGCTGCACCGAGGATCCGCCCGCCCCGCTGCAGCCCAGCGAGGACCCGGAACCCTCTAGGAACCCCCGAAGACGAAGATCCGGAACCCCTCCACGCCACACCCCTCTCTGCCCCGCATCCGAACCCGGACGCTTCGACCGAACCCGACCGAGCCCGCTCACGGGTTGGAGGTGTGCGCCCCGATCCCGGGACGGCACAAGAGCCACCGGCCCGGTCCGAGCCCCGCAGACCGAGCCCGCCTCAGCCCAACAGCAGCCTGAAGGTTTTACTTGAtggcataagatgtctagttgTCTCCGCTGTTATTCAGTAACTCCATTTAGATCCCTTTCaaacatgtatatgtgttcaggatcttctacagtagtaggttccACATTGGTTTCTCAAACGTCCTTTAGTATTAGTTGTCCTCCCCATAGTCCCTCCTTTacccctttctccatctcctcctaGTATCCCTGTCTCTCCACAACAACATATCCTATCTTTTATTCCTTTGAGGAGTCtctccttccccaactcccttaCTTGGTATGCAACCTCTGCAGTTATCTGGACAATAACTACGTATATTGAAAGCTTAAAGCTAACATCTACATATGAGAGAAATTACACAATATCTTTTAGGATCTATGCTACTTCAGTTGAGAtggatgttttctagctctattcatttacccgagaattttatgatttctaatagctgaataatatttcattgtctacatatatcacattttcattatccattcatccgtTTGTGGACATCTAGGCAGTTACCAGTTTCTAGCTAtgatgaatagagcagcagtgaataTAAATCAGCAAGTATTTTCATATTTGGGTTATATACACAAGAATGGCTTAGCTAGATGTTGAAGTAGATTGGTTGCTAGCTTCCTTGGAAACCATAGTGGTTAGAGAAGgtttactcccaccagcaataaatgTCACCCTTTCTCTACATCATTGACAGCACATGCTCTATTTTATTGATATTGGTCATTCGGgctggtataagatgaaatctcaaagtacttaatttaaatttttctggtggctaaagatgttgaccatgtttttaaaggttttcagccatttctgtttcattttcttgaggGTTCTGTGCTTAGTTCTCTATCCCAAGTttgaattgaattatttgttttcttgatgttcagctTTTAATTTATACGTGTTAGATATTAAGCACCCATCAGATAACTAATAATAGAGAGATTACCTACTCTCTAGGCTGCTACTTTGCCCAAATGATAACGTCCTTTACCATATAGAAGTTTCTCAGCTtcacgaggtcccatttattaatcattGGTCTTAACGCCTctgctatcagtgttctgttcagaaaatcttcctctgtgccaatgagttcaagactatttctccactttctcttctgtcagatttAGGATATCAGATCTTGTATTTATGTCCTTGATCCATACAGTCATCTAGTTAtactggcaccatttgttgaagatgctgtcttttctccagtgtatattatatattcaacacaatcaccatcaaaatcataatacaattcttcacagaaattggaATAAAAATCTCCAACTTTGTATGAAAACAACAAATTCAGAATATATACAACATTGttgatttattcttttattaataattgcTATTGGTAGAATATCCATTTTACAACATTAATCCTACTGATCAATGAGCATGGGAGATTATTGCATCTTCtgatttcctctttaattttGTCCTTAATTTccagtttttattatacaagtctttcactttcttggttataGTTATCccaaattttctgtctttgtcttagaTGATTTTGAAAAGGCTTTATAATTTTTCagtcttattgattttcttcagGCTTCAAGAACCGACTCTGtttattgttgatttttgtaattatttttgttgtttctagttCAGTGATTTAAGCCCTCAGGTTAAGTCTTTCCATCTATTCTTTGGGGGTATTAATTAGCctttttctagagatttcagatgtgctgttaagttcAGATATGAGAACTCCCTTATCTTTTTCAGGCAGTCACTCAATGCTGTGAACTTGCCCCTTCAAACTcccttcattgtgttccatagttTTGGATAGAgtgtattttccttttcattcaattcaaaaaatattttagtgttaagttgattttggttttaatccatttttaattctgtactgagtttttcagttttcatgatTTTGTATAGTTTATGCTGTTGTTGATCGCCAGGTAAAACCATGGTGGTCAAATATAATAcagcattttatttcaattttttaatatttgttgagACTTTTCCTAGTATGTTATCAATTTTGAAGAATGTTCCATGATATTCTGAGCAGAAAATATGTTCTTTAGTGTTTGGATGAAATAATCTGTAGACATCTGCTAGTTCCATTTGATTTATGGCATTATTTAACTCCAGCATTCCCCAGTTTAATTTTTGTCCATGCTGTCTGGAACTAGCAGAGAtccatctctgtctgtgagtagcatgggctacatagtgagttcccagtCAGTCAGAGCTACAAGGGTTATTGGTGTCCTGGGTATGGAGAGCATGGCTTGCTCATGGATGCACACTGTATGATGGAATCAGCATCCATAACTTATCCATGCTGTCATAAAGGACACCTTCCCCCGTGGTGTCCTCTTAGTTTACTTTGATGTAATACCCAAGATTCCCTCTTCTGGGTTTTGTGCTTTCTTGGTGAAACTTATCTTTGAGATTTTGGCTTGACTTCCTAAGTTatacatttccagttttatttcagtttgtgttttccttagtaATTCTCTTTCTACTTGCATGTCTTGAAGTTTTTCTTCATGTTATTCTACTGCTTGTTATCTTTTCAAATTCTTCATGAAATGAGTTTTTCATATCCTTTTTAAAATCCTTCATCAAGTTCATATTATCTATTTCTGACACTATTGTCTTGTGGTTCAGTTGTATTGCATTTTCAGGATCTGTTGTTACTGGGTTCTGGTAGAGACATATTGTCTTGGCTATTCATGATTATATTTTGTGCTGGTGTCTTCTTGTTGGGATAACTGTGTTTCTTGTGTATTGTCTTTGTTCTCTCAGTGTTTTCTTCCCTGGATATGAACTCTCTGGATCTTAGTGAAGTATTGTTTTTATGGTATGGTAGGGAGTGCTTCAATGGCCAATGTGtggcagaaagaaacagaagtgggCTAGAAGAAAAGGATGAGGGAGGATTCAGTAACAAGCTAAGTGGATCCTCTTTACACCTAGAGGTGGAACCACAGAGTGTTGGGGCGTGGTGGGAAGAGGGGATTCTGCATGTAGGCTGTAAGACTTATATGAAGCGATGGGAAAAGAAGTGCTAGGGACCCTGGGTCCAGTGTCCAGTGAATAAAATTGAGAAAGGGGACATGCAAGCAGGTTGTTACCAGGCTGAGCATGAGAACAGAGAGATTGtagtggaggacaggaaggataGTGTGAATAATCTACTTGAGTATCTGCCAGTGTGGCCACTGGGGTAgaaagtgcttttatttattgGAGGGTGGCACTGAGCTATGGGCAGTTGGTAGTTGCTGGGAGAAGGATTCAGGTTTCCTTATTGGTGAGGCCTTAATTGCATTGACTATGCTCCACTGAAGGTCACATATCCAAGAGAATATGTGCTATACAGCTTGTAAAGCAAAAAatgagttattttcttttaaaagtgtgtgtgttgggggaactGGGTTGGTAAGGAAGAGTAGATGGATCTGGTAGGAGTGTAGGGGgcaggtgaatataatcaaaatcgTTTTATAACATTTCCTAAGAACTAATAAATGAGAACAAATTTAGGagctatgtgaatgtgtgtgtatgtgtgtgtatgtatatagatagataaattttatgtatattcatCACAATAAATATCATAGAATACATATGCTTCAGTAACACTGGCGATTGCAGACATTCACTGTGGACTTGCGTCCTGCCACCTTTGGGTGAGGTTTCATGTTTATTCACAATGTGCTGAGCAGACATCTGTGTACAGTTTGAAGGAAATCAGCAGAGGGCACTGCCTCTTCAGAAGTGGTTAACATCTCTTCTAGGCAGTAGTTTCACATGACAGACTGTGACTGTGCAAAAGGATTTTCTCCTTTGAGAGTGAGAAGCTTCAATAAGGTCCTCGGGAGACTTGTCCTGTGAGCTTGGTGAACTCATATCGTTGCCTTCTATGAACATGCTTCCTGACACCTGCTCAGTCCTGGTGTTCCTATTAAGGCTCAGTAATTTACATTTAATCTAAGTGGTGCTGACATCATTCTCTTACAACTGTGGacatctttaccttcttcctcATAGAAAAGTgatttatccttttatttatttatctgtctgtctatctatctatctatctatctatctatctatctatctatctatctatctatctatttattttattcattcattttcaggGAGGAGCAATGGAGGTTCAGTGACCCAGACAGAAGGCTGTCACAGAGGGGTTGTCTGTGAAGATGACCTGTATCTATTACACTACTGAttcattccctttccttttctggtaCATGCAACATGTCAAATCCCCTTGGCTACTGCTGAGGAGCTCCACAGACAACAAGAGGACAGAGCACCAAGGGTTCCATGCCACTCTCCATAAGAGCAGCAGCTCCTTCCACCTGAAGAAGTCCTCAGTGCAGCTGTGGGACTCTGCCCTGTACTACTGTGCTCTGAGTGACACAGGGAAGGAGACTGCAGGGGAAGCTGCACAGAAACCAAGGGGGCAGGAGGGCTGAGGGGAGTGGGCCTCTGAGGGAGAGCTGTGTGCCCTCCCTAAGAGGGGTTTACTCAGCTTCCTGAAATACAGCAACAAATTTCAGATCAAAGTCCTAGAAAACTTCGAATTTGTGGCTACTCTGACAGGATAGGATGGAAGTCATTGCCAGAGACAACACAGACTTTGTTCCACAGAAATACTGTTCTCTCCCTAAGTGGAGGACGTCTCACAGAAAGTATCTGAAAAATTCTGACAAGATTTATCTCTACCAAGATGTCTTATAAAACTTAGTGATTGATATTTTCCAGAAATCTTCTGTTATTTCTCTGCAAATTTATGTCCACATGACAAATACAGACTCCAGTCTTTAGACATCTGTTTCAGTCTCAGTCCACAAGATATTTAGTTTCTTCCCCTCTTTGGTCCATGTTACAAATGGTGCAACCTAACTTCTGGcctcagttatttttctattgctgtgaagagacaccatgaccaagacaacttataaaagagatCAGTTAAgtgagttgtttttctttctatgtatgtGAAAAAGTCTTGACATTTTATTCATGGGTCACATGAATTAATATCGTAAAAATGGctattctaccaaaagcaatatgtAGATGTGATACAATCACAATAGAATTCCTGGTAATATGGTTCCACCTTCCGACTCCAGCATTATTTGTGTTTAAGGTCTTGTGTTGAGCTATTTgatcaatttttaattaattttcctcCAGGTAACAAAGGTATTATTTTTCTACTacataaaaatatctatttttcccATCACTATTTACTGAAGGTATCTTTCATCATTTCATGTGCCGTAGTTATTTTGCTTTATGAGTCTTCAAGAATAATTCCATTGGTCTGTGTGTCTCTTCCATTAGTGTAAAATGTTGTTTTCCTCCCATGATGCTGTCCTATAATTAGATAGCATAAATTGTGACATTGTCTACCTTACTATTTCTACTTAGATTAGCTTTGGTGATTCTGGGTATTTTGTGAGTTTATATGTTATTAATGCTTTTATATCCCTGTGAATTATATAAAGTATTAGGATTTTGATATTTGTGTTATTGAATCTTTAGATATTTCTCAGTATAAGACctatttctcaaaattaaaaacaaacaaagatctTGTCAAGAAAGCTGTTGTGTGGCCCAATAAGTCACCCAGTATACACTTTAGTCCATGCATCTTTTCTGAAAAGACTTCAATACCTCTAGTTTCTCTACACTATAGATAATGGATGTTCACATATACTCTTCTTGAATATCCTATTGATGCCTTGTGTTATGGAGATCTTGCAGTTTTGGATCTGCGGATCCAGGTCCTTCATCTGCTCCAACAGTTCCTAGATGAAGAGGATGATAAGGTGGGATAACCCATAGCCCTGGTTCTGTGCTTAGGTGGTAGCAGTTTGGATAGCTCACCACCCTTTCTCATCTCACCACTcaggccagctctccagcactgccccagctAGTTGTCCCAATGCAGCAGGAAGAATGGAGAGAGGTCAATTTTCCTCTTCTAATGCACTCACATCTCACTTACCTTCACTCGGACCACAAGGGACAGCTCTAATGTTTGGCCTAGAAGAGGTGCTGGGTCCACAATCCCAATTTCTGCCATTGGTGAAATCTCTTTTCCCATGGCCCAGAGGCCAACTCTCCCACCAGCTACAGGTGCATATGCTCAGGTGGGGCAGAATCTTTCCCTCACCTTTGCAGATACAAGGTGGATGATGTAGGGTGGACTCGGTTCTTCTGCTCTCACACCTTCAGCTCACCTGCACTACCACATTACTCTACAATACTCTATTGTGCTGCTCAGTTCAGGTGCAGGACCCACTCTCCCGAGTGCCACAGTCAGAGAGGGGCAGCTCTAGGTAAGTCTTTGTTAACCTTAACATTAACATAGACTGAGGCTGTGGCAGCATATCGCATCTAGAAATGGTCTTTAGCAATAGTCTAGGCTTGAAGGACACCAAAGGCTCTGGTGCTCCTGATGCCAGTCTGGTAGTCTGGACACTCAAATCTGTATGGTCCCAGTGGAAGCACAGCCCTTGGACACTATCATGTTCCTAAGTTGTGTCCCAGATCCCTACCTACTTCTGTGTGGTCCTTGGTGGCAATAAGGACATGGACATGAACACAGATCCTGGTTGTGCATGCAACATGGACACAGACATGGTTCTGGGCTGTAGTCCAGGCCTGGATGTCACCAGGGCCTTGTTGACAGTGTAGGTCACTCAGAATGGCATAGAACCAGGAGCACCATGTCCCCAGGATGTGGACATGTGGCAGATTCCAGAAATCTGCCCTGTCTTTGATGGCATCAGGAGCACGAGAAATCATTGTAGATTGTGATTGAAACAGAGACATCGACCCAGACTGATATGAGATTCCTctcatatgctgtgaatatgttttattgccattagttaataaaaaaagaaaagaagcttctttggccaatggcagagcaaaataaagccaggtaggaaatccaaacactgatatacacacagagagagtaggcagagtcaatgagacactatatagctgctgaaggagaaagacagcagaATCTACTgataaaccacagcctcatggcaatacacagattaatagaaatgggctaagagaaacatgcttaagctattgCCAGCAGAGTTCAACCATGGAAGAGGGGAGCACAGTATCCCTGCCTGGCATCACAGCACCTATCCAGCCATAAAAGGGGGGAAGCTTCTGGAGCCTGGCTGCCTAGTGCATGGCCAGCCATGGAACAGGGTGGATGCAGCTTCCCTGGCCAGGTACACCAGGGCCTATCCTGTTCTGGGGAACAGATTCCCC
Protein-coding regions in this window:
- the LOC119799867 gene encoding DCN1-like protein 3, which translates into the protein MGQRATKCKKKPQPTPGSGHGDRHHSSSRSHSRRRAGHRAEQALLYFTPSGEIVVHDARRADRAAAEARRLPTSSRDAWGKPKADAEQAPLPRSEALFRRHRDRWEDAILVGGMERFRRDLGVDPTDLRVLLLAWKFRAAHMFQLTRKEFLDGCKAIRADSIDGIRAQFPSLPAEAKQEDRFKDLYRFTFQFGLDPQHEQRALRRETAIALWKLVFTQNPPPILEPRPNLPAENPSGIRGIPRDPRNMSLCIVEETDPDLSNQDADDARPCILDSPVEWETERRRREAGGRGALGAGPEGPGPEELHRGSARPAAAQRGPGTL